One region of uncultured Sulfurimonas sp. genomic DNA includes:
- the rpoB gene encoding DNA-directed RNA polymerase subunit beta, translating to MLNTLYSGNRLRVDFSKTPQQIEVPNLLQLQQSSYDNFLMLDAKDRTASGIESVFQSVFPIHDTQNRLTVEYIGSEVANPKYTVRECMERGLTYAVSLRMKTRLVLWDRDENTKEKLGVKDIKEQSIFVRDIPLMTERTSFIINGVERVVVNQLHRSPGVIFKEEESTTTGNKLIYTGQIIPDRGSWLYFEYDPKDILYMRINKRRKVPVTIMFRALGYSKQDILKLFYPIQTINLEDNKFTMDFNPNDFTSRLTYDLVDSNGKILVIAGKRLSVKKAQKFIDDGLKLIEYPLEILLDRYLAEPIIDPETGEILFDTMTHIDETKLKKMAEIGVSEFKIANDLAEGVDGSIINAFNADADSLKLLKQTEEIEDENDLAAIRIYKVMRPGEPVTKEAAKIFVNQLFFDPERYDLTKVGRMKMNHKLGLNIPEYVTVLTHEDVINSVKYVIKVKNGQGHIDDRDHLGNRRIRSIGELLGNELHNGLIKMQKAIRDKLSTMSGPMAELMPHDLINSKMITSTIMEFFSGGQLSQFMDQTNPLSEVTHKRRLSALGEGGLVKERAGFEVRDVHPTHYGRICPIETPEGQNIGLINTLATYSKVNEHGFIEAPYKVMQDGKITNEVVYLTATQEEGVKIAAASNKLDSNGQFIDALVTTRIDGEILLRSAKECQYADLSSHMVVGVAASLIPFLEHDDANRALMGSNMQRQAVPLLRPLAPMVGTGVEKLVARDSWECVKAKRSGVVEKVDGRHIYVMGDDDGEIYIDYYPLQKNLRTNQNTSFAQKPIVNVGQKVKTGQIIADGPNMDQGELALGVNAMVAFMPWNGYNFEDAIVISERLIRKDAFTSVHIYEKELEARELKHGVEEITRDIPNVRDDELVHLDESGIVKIGTQVSGGMILVGKVSPKGEVKPTPEERLLRAIFGEKAGHVINKSLYCPPSMEGVVVDVKIFTKKGYDKDPRALELEKEERDYLEREHYDRLLMIDKEEMLRVAKLLTREALVSDIKIGETDYKAGDIIDANDLVEVNRFAMNAIVKSFSQEIQDDYNKTKNYFQKEKRLFRDEHEEKLTILEKDDILANGVVKYVKVYIATKRQLKVGDKMAGRHGNKGIVSTIVPEVDMPYMEDGRSVDVCLNPLGVPSRMNIGQILEMHLGMAGRELGNQILEQFETKQKDFIQNIRSKMIAIADVAGMMNAVEVIGKMSDEKFLHYARDWSKGVRFATPIFEGVNAEEFEKLFELAKMDHDGKTVLYNGMTGEKIKERVNVGYMYILKLHHLVDEKIHARSTGPYSLVTQQPVGGKALFGGQRFGEMEVWALEAYGASAVLKEMLTIKSDDVDGRVRAYKAITKGELIPASGIPETLFVLTKELQALALDVEIFDEVQDDE from the coding sequence ATGTTAAACACTTTATACTCCGGAAACCGTCTTCGTGTAGACTTCTCTAAAACTCCTCAACAAATTGAAGTACCAAACTTACTACAACTTCAACAGAGTTCTTATGACAACTTTTTGATGCTAGATGCTAAAGATAGAACAGCTAGTGGCATTGAATCAGTATTTCAATCAGTTTTTCCTATCCATGATACTCAAAACAGACTTACTGTTGAATATATTGGCAGTGAAGTTGCTAATCCAAAATACACTGTTCGTGAATGTATGGAGCGTGGACTAACTTATGCTGTTAGCTTAAGAATGAAAACACGCCTTGTTCTTTGGGACAGAGATGAGAATACTAAAGAGAAACTTGGTGTAAAAGATATAAAAGAACAAAGTATATTTGTTCGTGATATTCCATTGATGACTGAGCGAACTTCATTTATTATTAATGGTGTTGAGCGTGTTGTTGTAAATCAACTTCATCGTTCTCCTGGTGTTATTTTTAAAGAAGAAGAATCAACAACAACTGGAAATAAACTTATATATACTGGACAAATAATTCCAGATCGTGGATCATGGTTATACTTCGAGTATGATCCAAAAGATATTCTTTATATGAGAATTAATAAACGCCGTAAAGTTCCTGTGACGATAATGTTCCGTGCACTTGGTTATTCTAAACAAGATATATTAAAACTTTTTTATCCTATTCAAACGATAAACCTTGAAGACAATAAGTTTACTATGGATTTCAATCCAAATGATTTTACATCAAGATTGACTTATGATTTAGTTGATTCAAATGGTAAGATTCTTGTAATAGCTGGAAAAAGATTATCAGTTAAAAAAGCACAAAAATTTATCGATGATGGTTTAAAATTAATAGAATATCCTTTAGAAATTCTTCTTGATCGTTATTTAGCTGAGCCTATTATTGACCCTGAAACAGGTGAAATTCTTTTTGATACAATGACTCATATTGATGAGACTAAACTTAAAAAGATGGCTGAAATAGGTGTAAGTGAATTTAAAATAGCAAATGATTTAGCTGAGGGTGTTGATGGTTCAATCATTAATGCATTCAATGCAGATGCAGATTCGCTTAAACTGCTTAAGCAAACTGAAGAGATTGAAGATGAGAATGATTTAGCTGCTATTCGTATCTATAAAGTTATGAGACCAGGTGAGCCAGTTACTAAAGAAGCTGCAAAGATTTTTGTTAATCAACTATTCTTTGATCCAGAGAGATATGACCTAACTAAAGTTGGTCGTATGAAAATGAATCATAAATTAGGTCTTAATATTCCTGAATATGTAACTGTTTTAACTCATGAAGATGTTATTAATTCAGTTAAATATGTTATCAAGGTTAAAAATGGTCAAGGTCATATAGATGATAGAGATCACTTAGGTAATCGTCGTATTCGTTCAATTGGTGAGCTTTTAGGTAATGAGTTACATAATGGTCTTATCAAGATGCAAAAAGCAATTCGTGATAAATTATCTACTATGAGCGGACCGATGGCTGAGTTAATGCCACATGATTTAATCAACTCAAAAATGATTACTTCAACAATCATGGAGTTTTTCTCTGGTGGACAACTTTCTCAGTTTATGGATCAAACAAATCCACTCTCAGAAGTTACTCATAAACGTCGTCTTTCAGCACTAGGTGAAGGTGGTCTTGTTAAAGAGCGTGCTGGTTTTGAAGTGCGTGACGTACATCCAACTCACTATGGAAGAATCTGTCCTATTGAGACTCCAGAGGGTCAAAATATTGGTCTTATCAATACTCTTGCAACTTACTCAAAAGTAAATGAGCATGGTTTTATTGAAGCTCCATATAAAGTTATGCAAGATGGTAAGATAACTAATGAAGTAGTTTATCTTACTGCAACTCAAGAAGAGGGTGTTAAGATTGCTGCTGCATCAAATAAACTTGATAGCAATGGTCAATTTATAGATGCTTTGGTCACAACAAGAATTGATGGAGAGATTTTATTGCGTTCAGCAAAAGAGTGTCAATATGCTGACCTTTCTTCTCATATGGTTGTTGGTGTAGCTGCATCACTTATTCCTTTCTTAGAACACGATGATGCTAACCGTGCCTTAATGGGTTCAAATATGCAACGTCAAGCAGTACCTCTTCTTCGTCCACTTGCTCCAATGGTGGGAACAGGAGTTGAAAAACTTGTTGCTCGTGATTCTTGGGAGTGTGTAAAAGCAAAAAGATCAGGTGTTGTTGAAAAAGTAGATGGAAGACATATTTATGTAATGGGTGATGATGATGGAGAGATATATATAGATTATTATCCTTTACAAAAAAATCTTAGAACAAACCAAAATACATCTTTTGCTCAAAAACCAATCGTTAATGTTGGTCAAAAAGTAAAAACAGGTCAAATCATAGCTGATGGTCCAAATATGGATCAAGGTGAGTTAGCACTTGGTGTTAATGCAATGGTTGCCTTTATGCCATGGAATGGTTATAACTTTGAGGATGCTATCGTAATCTCAGAGAGATTAATTCGTAAAGATGCATTTACTTCAGTTCATATTTATGAAAAAGAACTAGAAGCTAGAGAGCTAAAACATGGTGTTGAAGAGATTACTCGTGATATTCCAAATGTTAGAGATGATGAGTTAGTTCATTTAGATGAGAGTGGTATAGTAAAAATCGGTACACAAGTAAGTGGTGGTATGATTTTAGTTGGTAAAGTTTCTCCAAAAGGTGAAGTTAAACCAACTCCTGAAGAGCGTCTACTTCGTGCTATCTTTGGTGAAAAAGCTGGTCATGTTATCAACAAATCACTTTACTGTCCTCCAAGTATGGAAGGTGTAGTTGTTGATGTTAAAATCTTTACTAAAAAAGGTTACGACAAAGATCCTCGTGCACTAGAACTTGAAAAAGAAGAGAGAGATTACTTAGAGCGTGAGCACTATGATCGTCTTCTTATGATAGATAAAGAAGAGATGCTTCGAGTTGCTAAGCTTTTAACAAGAGAAGCTTTAGTTAGCGATATTAAAATTGGTGAAACTGATTATAAAGCTGGGGATATAATAGATGCTAATGATTTAGTAGAAGTTAATCGTTTTGCTATGAATGCTATTGTTAAATCATTTTCTCAAGAAATTCAAGATGATTACAACAAAACTAAAAATTACTTTCAAAAAGAGAAAAGACTTTTCCGTGATGAACATGAAGAGAAGCTTACTATTTTAGAAAAAGATGATATTTTAGCTAATGGTGTTGTTAAATATGTGAAAGTGTATATAGCTACAAAACGTCAACTAAAAGTTGGTGATAAAATGGCTGGACGTCACGGAAATAAAGGTATTGTTTCAACTATCGTTCCTGAAGTTGATATGCCGTATATGGAAGATGGAAGAAGTGTTGATGTTTGTTTAAACCCTCTTGGTGTTCCATCTCGTATGAATATTGGACAAATCTTAGAGATGCATCTTGGTATGGCAGGTCGCGAACTTGGTAACCAAATTTTAGAGCAATTTGAAACCAAACAAAAAGATTTTATACAAAATATACGTTCTAAAATGATAGCTATTGCTGATGTTGCAGGTATGATGAATGCTGTTGAAGTTATTGGTAAAATGAGTGATGAAAAATTCCTACACTATGCTCGTGACTGGTCAAAAGGTGTTAGATTTGCTACGCCTATTTTTGAAGGTGTAAATGCTGAGGAGTTTGAAAAACTATTTGAGCTTGCTAAGATGGACCATGATGGTAAAACTGTACTTTATAACGGTATGACTGGTGAGAAGATTAAAGAGCGTGTAAACGTTGGATATATGTACATACTTAAACTTCATCACTTAGTTGATGAGAAAATTCATGCTCGTTCAACTGGACCTTACTCTTTAGTAACTCAACAACCAGTTGGTGGTAAAGCACTATTTGGTGGGCAAAGATTTGGAGAGATGGAAGTTTGGGCACTAGAAGCTTATGGAGCTTCAGCAGTTTTAAAAGAGATGCTAACTATCAAATCAGATGATGTTGATGGACGTGTACGTGCTTATAAAGCAATTACAAAAGGTGAGTTGATACCAGCATCTGGTATTCCTGAAACGCTGTTTGTATTAACAAAAGAGCTACAAGCATTGGCTCTTGATGTAGAGATTTTTGACGAGGTACAAGACGATGAGTAA
- the rpsL gene encoding 30S ribosomal protein S12: protein MPTINQLIRNERKKVVKKSKSPALVSCPQRRGVCTRVYTTTPKKPNSALRKVAKVRLTSGFEVISYIGGEGHNLQEHSIVLVRGGRIKDLPGVKYHIVRGALDTAGVANRTVARSKYGTKRPKK, encoded by the coding sequence ATGCCTACAATCAATCAATTGATTCGTAATGAGCGTAAAAAAGTGGTTAAAAAATCAAAATCACCTGCGCTTGTTTCATGTCCACAACGTCGTGGTGTTTGTACTCGTGTTTACACAACTACACCTAAAAAACCTAACTCGGCTTTAAGAAAAGTTGCAAAAGTTAGATTAACATCTGGTTTTGAAGTAATTTCATATATCGGTGGTGAAGGTCATAATCTTCAAGAGCACTCAATCGTTCTTGTTCGTGGTGGTCGTATTAAAGATTTACCTGGTGTTAAGTATCACATAGTTCGTGGTGCACTAGATACTGCTGGTGTTGCTAACCGTACTGTTGCTCGTTCTAAATATGGAACAAAAAGACCAAAAAAATAA
- the rpoC gene encoding DNA-directed RNA polymerase subunit beta', whose translation MSKLVPIEVTEDKRPKDIKQLQFRLAAPEKVMSWSHGEVKKPETINYRTLKPERDGLFCAKIFGPVRDYECLCGKYKKMRYKGVVCEKCGVEVTSTKVRRNRMGHIELVTPVAHIWYVSSLPSRIGTLLGIKMKDLERVLYYEAYIVESGGEAYYDAEAKTPVLKYDVLNEEQYRTLVQRFGELGFKARMGGEVVRDLLDSIDLVDLFTQLKEEIEETKSEAKRKTIAKRLKVIESFLNSGNNPAWMMLTVLPVLPPDLRPLVSLDGGKFAVSDVNDLYRRVINRNQRLKRLVELEAPEIIVRNEKRMLQESVDALFDNGRRANAVKGANKRPLKSLSEIIKGKQGRFRQNLLGKRVDFSGRSVIVVGPSLRMDQCGLPKKMALELFKPHLIAKLEDKGYATTVKAAKKMIEDKTNEVWECLAEIVDGYPVMLNRAPTLHKLSIQAFHPKLIEGKAIQLHPLVCAAFNADFDGDQMAVHVPLSSAAIAECKVLMLASMNIMLPASGKAIATPSQDMVLGIYYITLEKNGVKGSNKLFANVDEVRIAIEHDALDIHAKVRTRIDGRIIHTTAGRMLLKAILPDFVPAELWNRVMKKKYINEVVDYVQKHGGIGITASFLDNLKNLGFKHATESGVSISIDDIIIPETKEAKVTESKNRVIEIQKQFEAGLLTEQERYNKIIDVWTDTNNTLASQMMELVQTDKDGFNSIHMMADSGARGSAAQIRQLAGMRGLMAKPSGDIIETPIVSNFKEGLNVIEYFISTHGARKGLADTALKTANAGYLTRKLVDVAQNVKIVEHDCHTHEGIEISDISDQNTLIESLEDRLNGRVLADDVIDPISNEILYAEGTLLDEVSAKVIHEAGIKTAHIRTPTTCKSENGICALCYGVNLATGHIVRTGEAVGIIAAQSIGEPGTQLTLRTFHVGGTASSTAQERQVVAQREGFIRYYNLKTYSSKEGRNIVANRRNAAVLLVEPKIKAPFAGRISIQTIHDEVIISVVSEKETVRYALRKNEIAKPNELAGVAGQIEGKYYFPYADNSEVSVQESIVETIKDGWNVPSRIPYASEILVKDGAPVTQKILAKEEGTVKYFLLKGDYLERFEGVKTGYQVVEKGLFATVVDANNREAIRHYIARGSVIVTQDDASVDATTLIAKPTSDESTIIAEWDPYSNPVITEANGVVKYEDIIAGTTATEQLDELTGKRRLVINDHISAEYKPTIVLATEDGELLRYAISPKSSLYVDDGATVKVADIIAKTPKALQKSSDITGGLPRVSELFEGRRPKATALISEIDGTVSFGKPLRGKVRIVIASDNGIVKEYFVDKSHSAVVASGDFVHAGERLTTGIISSHELLRIMGVKALYNYLVSEVQQVYRSQGVNIADKHIEVIFTQMLRQIRIVKSGDTKFIEGDLISKAKFKAENDKITRLGGRPAIAEPFLVGITRAAVAADSIISAASFQDTTKVLTEAAVSAKIDDLNDLKENVIIGRTIPVGTGIYKDQEIIFSKQD comes from the coding sequence ATGAGTAAATTAGTTCCTATTGAAGTAACAGAAGATAAAAGACCAAAAGATATTAAGCAGCTACAATTTCGTTTAGCTGCTCCTGAGAAAGTAATGTCTTGGAGTCATGGTGAAGTAAAAAAACCTGAAACTATCAATTATCGTACTCTTAAACCAGAACGTGATGGACTTTTTTGTGCAAAGATTTTTGGACCTGTAAGAGATTATGAGTGTCTTTGTGGTAAATATAAAAAGATGCGCTATAAAGGTGTAGTATGTGAGAAGTGTGGTGTTGAAGTAACTAGCACTAAAGTTCGTCGTAACCGTATGGGTCACATAGAACTTGTAACTCCAGTTGCACATATTTGGTATGTTAGTTCGTTGCCTTCAAGAATTGGTACACTTCTTGGTATTAAAATGAAAGATTTAGAACGCGTACTTTATTATGAAGCATATATAGTAGAATCTGGTGGAGAAGCATATTATGATGCTGAAGCAAAAACACCAGTTTTAAAATATGATGTTTTAAATGAAGAACAATACCGTACCTTGGTTCAAAGATTTGGCGAATTAGGCTTTAAAGCTCGTATGGGTGGTGAAGTTGTTCGTGATTTACTTGATTCTATTGACTTAGTTGATCTGTTTACTCAGTTAAAAGAAGAGATTGAAGAGACAAAATCTGAAGCAAAAAGAAAAACTATTGCAAAAAGACTTAAAGTAATTGAGTCTTTCTTAAATTCAGGAAATAATCCTGCATGGATGATGCTAACAGTTTTACCAGTACTTCCACCAGATTTACGTCCTCTTGTTTCACTTGATGGTGGTAAATTTGCAGTTTCTGATGTAAATGACCTTTACCGTCGTGTTATTAACCGCAACCAACGTCTTAAGCGTCTTGTAGAACTTGAAGCTCCTGAGATTATTGTAAGAAATGAAAAACGTATGCTTCAAGAGTCTGTAGATGCACTATTTGATAATGGTCGTAGAGCAAATGCAGTTAAAGGTGCTAATAAGCGCCCTCTTAAATCTTTGAGTGAAATTATCAAAGGTAAACAAGGTCGTTTTAGACAAAACTTACTTGGTAAACGTGTTGACTTCTCTGGGCGTTCTGTAATTGTTGTTGGACCATCTTTAAGAATGGATCAATGTGGTTTACCTAAAAAAATGGCATTAGAGCTGTTTAAACCGCATTTGATTGCAAAGCTTGAAGACAAAGGTTATGCTACTACAGTTAAAGCTGCTAAGAAAATGATTGAAGACAAAACAAATGAAGTTTGGGAGTGTCTAGCTGAGATAGTTGATGGTTATCCGGTTATGCTTAACCGTGCGCCAACACTTCACAAACTTTCTATTCAAGCGTTTCACCCAAAACTTATTGAGGGTAAAGCTATTCAACTTCATCCATTAGTTTGTGCTGCATTTAATGCTGACTTCGATGGTGACCAAATGGCAGTTCACGTACCTTTAAGTTCTGCTGCAATTGCAGAGTGTAAAGTACTTATGCTTGCATCTATGAATATTATGCTTCCTGCATCTGGTAAAGCTATTGCTACACCATCTCAGGATATGGTTCTTGGTATTTACTATATTACTTTAGAAAAAAATGGTGTAAAAGGTTCTAATAAACTATTTGCAAACGTTGATGAAGTAAGAATTGCAATTGAACATGATGCGCTTGATATTCATGCAAAAGTAAGAACAAGAATTGATGGTAGAATAATTCATACTACAGCTGGCCGTATGCTTCTTAAAGCTATTCTTCCAGATTTCGTTCCTGCTGAACTTTGGAACAGAGTTATGAAGAAAAAATATATCAATGAAGTAGTTGATTATGTTCAAAAACATGGTGGTATAGGTATTACAGCTTCATTCTTAGATAACTTAAAAAATTTAGGTTTCAAACATGCAACAGAGTCTGGAGTATCAATTTCTATAGATGATATTATTATTCCAGAGACTAAAGAAGCAAAAGTTACAGAGAGTAAAAATAGAGTTATTGAAATTCAAAAACAATTTGAAGCTGGTCTTTTAACTGAGCAAGAAAGATACAATAAAATTATTGACGTTTGGACAGACACTAATAATACTCTAGCATCTCAAATGATGGAACTTGTTCAAACAGATAAAGATGGTTTTAACTCTATTCATATGATGGCTGACTCTGGAGCTCGTGGTTCTGCAGCTCAAATACGTCAGTTAGCTGGTATGCGTGGTCTTATGGCTAAACCAAGTGGTGATATTATTGAGACTCCAATTGTTTCAAACTTTAAAGAAGGTCTTAATGTAATTGAGTACTTTATTTCAACACACGGTGCTAGAAAAGGTCTTGCCGATACTGCACTTAAAACTGCAAATGCTGGTTACCTTACTCGTAAGCTTGTTGACGTTGCACAAAATGTTAAGATTGTTGAACACGATTGTCATACTCACGAAGGTATTGAGATTTCAGATATTAGTGATCAAAATACTCTAATTGAGTCTTTAGAAGATAGACTCAATGGTAGAGTTTTAGCTGATGATGTAATTGATCCTATATCAAACGAAATTTTATATGCTGAGGGAACTCTTCTTGATGAAGTAAGTGCTAAAGTTATTCATGAAGCTGGAATTAAAACTGCACATATTAGAACTCCTACAACTTGTAAAAGTGAAAATGGAATTTGTGCTTTATGTTATGGTGTTAACCTTGCTACTGGGCATATCGTACGTACTGGTGAAGCAGTTGGTATTATTGCTGCTCAGTCAATTGGTGAGCCAGGTACTCAGCTTACACTTAGAACATTCCACGTTGGGGGAACTGCAAGTTCAACTGCACAAGAGCGTCAAGTTGTAGCTCAAAGAGAAGGTTTTATTCGTTATTATAATCTTAAAACATACTCTTCAAAAGAGGGTAGAAATATAGTTGCAAACAGAAGAAATGCAGCTGTACTTTTAGTTGAACCTAAGATAAAAGCTCCATTTGCAGGTCGTATATCTATTCAAACGATTCATGATGAAGTTATAATAAGCGTTGTGTCTGAGAAAGAGACTGTTCGCTACGCTCTTCGTAAAAATGAGATTGCTAAACCAAATGAATTAGCTGGTGTTGCTGGACAGATAGAAGGTAAATATTATTTCCCATATGCAGACAACTCAGAAGTGTCTGTGCAAGAATCTATTGTTGAAACTATTAAAGATGGTTGGAATGTACCAAGTCGTATCCCATATGCATCTGAGATTTTAGTTAAAGATGGAGCACCTGTCACTCAAAAAATCTTAGCTAAAGAAGAAGGTACTGTTAAATACTTCTTACTTAAAGGTGATTATTTAGAAAGATTTGAGGGCGTTAAAACTGGATATCAAGTAGTTGAAAAAGGTCTATTTGCTACTGTTGTAGATGCAAATAATCGTGAAGCTATAAGACATTATATAGCACGTGGATCTGTTATAGTTACACAAGATGATGCAAGTGTAGATGCAACAACTCTTATTGCTAAACCAACTAGTGATGAATCAACTATAATTGCAGAGTGGGATCCATACTCTAACCCAGTTATTACAGAAGCAAATGGTGTTGTTAAATATGAAGATATTATTGCTGGAACAACAGCGACTGAACAACTTGATGAATTAACAGGGAAAAGACGTCTTGTGATTAATGATCACATCTCAGCTGAATACAAACCAACAATTGTTCTTGCTACTGAAGATGGAGAATTACTTAGATATGCAATTAGTCCTAAATCATCACTATATGTTGATGATGGAGCAACAGTTAAAGTAGCTGATATTATTGCTAAAACGCCAAAAGCACTTCAAAAATCATCAGACATTACAGGGGGTCTTCCTCGTGTATCTGAACTATTTGAAGGTCGTCGTCCAAAAGCAACAGCTCTTATCTCTGAGATAGATGGTACAGTTAGCTTTGGAAAACCACTTCGTGGTAAGGTTCGTATAGTTATCGCTTCAGACAATGGAATAGTAAAAGAGTACTTTGTAGATAAATCTCACTCAGCGGTAGTTGCATCTGGCGACTTTGTTCATGCTGGTGAGAGACTGACTACTGGTATTATTTCTTCACATGAATTACTACGTATTATGGGTGTTAAAGCACTTTATAACTATCTAGTAAGTGAAGTTCAACAAGTTTACCGTTCTCAGGGTGTTAATATTGCTGATAAACATATCGAAGTTATCTTTACTCAGATGTTAAGACAAATTAGAATTGTAAAATCTGGAGATACTAAGTTTATAGAAGGTGATCTTATATCAAAAGCTAAATTTAAAGCTGAAAATGACAAGATTACTCGTCTTGGCGGTCGTCCAGCGATTGCTGAGCCATTCTTGGTTGGTATTACAAGAGCTGCGGTCGCAGCTGATAGTATTATCTCTGCGGCATCATTTCAAGATACTACTAAAGTTCTTACTGAAGCAGCGGTTTCAGCTAAGATAGATGATCTTAATGACCTTAAAGAAAATGTTATTATTGGTCGTACTATTCCTGTTGGAACAGGTATATATAAAGATCAAGAAATTATATTTAGTAAGCAAGACTAA
- the rpsG gene encoding 30S ribosomal protein S7 — protein sequence MRRRKAPVREIMPDPVYGSKVLTKFINKIMLDGKKSTAEKIIYSAMDIISSRGEKTGIDTFNEAIENIKPIIEVKSRRVGGATYQVPVEVRPVRQLSLSIRWLIDSARKRNERTMAERLANELMDASSDKGNAFKKKEDTYRMAEANKAFAHYRW from the coding sequence ATGAGAAGAAGAAAAGCTCCCGTTCGTGAAATTATGCCTGACCCAGTTTATGGAAGCAAAGTTTTAACGAAGTTTATAAACAAAATTATGTTAGATGGTAAAAAATCTACAGCAGAAAAAATTATCTACAGTGCAATGGATATCATTAGCTCTAGAGGTGAAAAAACTGGTATAGATACATTTAACGAAGCTATTGAGAATATTAAACCAATTATTGAAGTAAAAAGTCGCCGTGTTGGTGGTGCTACTTATCAAGTTCCAGTAGAAGTACGCCCGGTACGTCAACTATCACTATCTATCAGATGGTTAATAGATTCTGCTCGTAAGAGAAATGAAAGAACTATGGCTGAAAGATTAGCAAATGAATTAATGGATGCATCATCAGATAAAGGTAATGCATTTAAGAAAAAAGAAGATACTTACCGTATGGCTGAAGCAAATAAAGCATTTGCTCACTATAGATGGTAA